In Arachis stenosperma cultivar V10309 chromosome 1, arast.V10309.gnm1.PFL2, whole genome shotgun sequence, one DNA window encodes the following:
- the LOC130945131 gene encoding formin-like protein 4, producing the protein MPSHGHAFAMAVVAAAIAILLVAVIFFYLKKFACSWHYHHRHRVAASFRREAGFNQEDIRKVNNMKGLLAEENGIDILYMVETQGRHFKTSFPTRIFNPSYEDNEEKEEEEKRIDVLVQRSMHYETQEVPLLCESPGSGLMIHEDLVKPLQPPSPPPPPPPPPPPPPPPPSPPPLPPRNKIPKASPVPSSSKSPPPPKGKANMENNTLEVAESREKGASQTRLKPLHWDKVVANVDHSTVWDHINDGSFRFDNELIETLFGYSTKNQTNERNLCHASSAQLFLVDPRKSQNTSIVLRSLAISHKEIMDALDDGQGISLETLEKLTKIAPTQEEEAKIIQFSGNPDKLAHADSFLYCILKAVPTAFIRLKAMLFRSNYDFEAVQLNENLQTLEKGCKEMRASGLLLKFLEAILKAGNRMNAGTSRGNAQGFNLSALRKLPDVKSIDGKTSLLHFIVEQVAQSEGRREAMNQKHNIPKINSDISNSNENNNSLVQHETEKEYLMLGLQVLLGGIKDELSEVKKAAIIDHQNFIRMLYILNARVSEIREIVTKCCGDNNERGGFVKEMKGFVEECEEELKVVKDEHLRIMELVKKTNEYYLGGGGGSNPFELFLIVRDFVDMVNEVCSDLRRKIEKKNVGGGEGASTTPPLSPSKKAPLRFPKFDLHFLSNMSSATSCSSLSDDDF; encoded by the exons ATGCCATCCCATGGTCATGCATTTGCAATGGCTGTGGTTGCTGCAGCCATTGCTATCCTACTTGTTGCTGTGATTTTCTTCTACTTGAAAAAATTTGCTTGCTCTTGGCATTACCACCATAGACACAGAGTTGCAGCGAGTTTTCGAAGAGAAGCAGGATTTAACCAAGAGGATATAAGGAAAGTTAATAATATGAAAGGGTTACTTGCTGAAGAAAATGGGATTGATATTCTGTATATGGTGGAAACACAAGGAAGGCATTTCAAAACTAGTTTCCCAACTAGAATATTCAATCCGAGTTATGAAGATaatgaagaaaaggaagaagaagaaaagagaatagATGTATTGGTTCAAAGATCTATGCATTATGAGACTCAAGAGGTTCCATTGCTATGTGAATCTCCAGGTTCAGGTTTGATGATTCATGAGGATTTAGTTAAACCACTACAaccaccatcaccaccaccaccaccaccacctcctcctcctcctcctcctcctcctccttctcctcctcctcttcctccaagaaacaaaattccaaaagcaTCACCTGTGCCTTCATCATCAaaatcaccaccaccacctaaAGGAAAAGCCAACATGGAAAACAACACCTTAGAGGTTGCAGAATCAAGAGAGAAGGGTGCTAGCCAAACAAGACTCAAACCTCTACATTGGGATAAGGTTGTAGCTAATGTTGATCATTCTACAGTGTGGGATCACATCAATGATGGCTCTTTCAG GTTTGACAATGAACTCATAGAAACACTCTTTGGATACTCAACCAAGAACCAAACCAATGAAAGAAACCTATGTCATGCATCTTCTGCTCAGTTATTCCTTGTGGACCCTAGAAAATCCCAAAACACATCAATTGTGCTAAGGTCTCTTGCAATTTCTCACAAGGAAATTATGGACGCGCTCGATGATGGACAAGGAATCAGTCTTGAGACACTTGAAAAACTTACTAAGATAGCTCCtacacaagaagaagaagccaaAATCATCCAATTCAGTGGAAATCCAGATAAACTTGCTCATGCTGATTCATTCCTCTACTGCATCCTCAAAGCGGTTCCAACAGCATTCATTCGCCTGAAAGCAATGCTTTTCAGATCAAATTATGATTTTGAAGCCGTTCAGCTTAACGAAAACTTACAAACGCTTGAAAAGGGTTGCAAGGAGATGAGGGCTAGTGGCCTATTACTGAAGTTTCTTGAGGCAATTCTCAAAGCTGGAAACCGGATGAATGCCGGAACTTCTAGGGGAAATGCACAAGGTTTCAACCTAAGTGCTCTTAGGAAGCTTCCTGATGTGAAAAGCATTGATGGGAAGACTAGTTTGCTACACTTCATTGTAGAGCAGGTGGCTCAGtcagaaggaagaagagaagctATGAATCAAAAGCATAACATTCCCAAAATCAATAGTGATATAAGCAACTCCAATGAAAACAATAATAGCCTTGTGCAACATGAGACAGAGAAAGAGTATCTGATGCTTGGTTTACAAGTGTTATTGGGAGGTATAAAGGATGAGTTATCTGAAGTAAAGAAAGCAGCAATAATTGATCATCAGAATTTCATTAGGATGTTATACATTCTCAATGCTCGTGTTAGCGAAATTCGAGAGATTGTAACCAAATGTTGTGGCGACAACAATGAGAGAGGTGGATTTGTTAAGGAAATGAAAGGGTTTGTCGAGGAATGTGAGGAGGAGCTTAAAGTTGTGAAAGATGAACACCTTAGGATCATGGAGCTTGTGAAGAAAACCAATGAGTATTATCTAGGAGGCGGAGGAGGATCAAACCCCTTTGAACTGTTTCTTATTGTGAGAGATTTTGTTGACATGGTGAATGAGGTTTGCAGTGATCTCAGAAGGAAGATAGAAAAGAAGAATGTAGGAGGAGGAGAAGGTGCATCAACAACACCACCTCTTTCACCCTCAAAGAAAGCACCACTCAGGTTCCCAAAGTTTGATTTGCACTTTCTATCAAACATGTCAAGTGCAACATCATGTTCTAGCCTATCAGATGATGATTTCTGA